The Candidatus Binatia bacterium sequence CTGCGCCGTGCCGAGGTGCTCGGCCATCAGGCGGGTGGCTTCCATGAAGAGCGTGCGGTACTCGTCGGTGCGGTGGTGGATGATCGGGCGGGCCATGGCTTCCAGCACGACGTGCGGGAGCTCGGTGGGGCCGGGAGTGAAGAGCACGCGCTTCATCACGTCTCCTCGAAACGACGCCGGCGTCCGCGCCGGAGCGCGGACACCGGGATGAGGTTCAGCCGCGCGCGGAAGCGCGTGGCGTCAATGGGCGTAGGTCTGGGCGGCCTTGGGCGCCGGAACCGGGGTCACTTCTTCCGCCGGCCGGGCGACGATGCTTCGGGACTCGCCCGTGTTGAGGGCGATCTCCAGCACCTGATCCATGGTCTCGACCAGCTTGAACTGGACCGCCTGCTTCAGATAATCGGGCAGCTCTTTCAGGTCCTTCTCGTTCTGCTTCGGGATGATGACCGTCTTCACGCCCGCCCGCGCCGCCGCGACGACCTTCTCGTTCAGGCCGCCGATCGGGAGCACGTTGCCGAGCAGCGTGATCTCCCCCGTCATCGCCACGTCCTCGCGCGTCGGGACGCCCGTGAGCGCCGAGACCAGTGCGGTCGCCATGGTGATGCCCGCCGAGGGGCCGTCCTTCGGGATGGCG is a genomic window containing:
- a CDS encoding S16 family serine protease is translated as ARMFRVTPANVGSYLGVPKFLDSQIEKRSRIGVATGLAWTEVGGDVLTVEVSVLPGGGALSMTGKLGETMRESGQAALSYIRSRAQSLGLEKNFYKEIDVHVHLPEGAIPKDGPSAGITMATALVSALTGVPTREDVAMTGEITLLGNVLPIGGLNEKVVAAARAGVKTVIIPKQNEKDLKELPDYLKQAVQFKLVETMDQVLEIALNTGESRSIVARPAEEVTPVPAPKAAQTYAH